CAAGAATAAGCTGCTTTTCAGCAAGCTTCATGACATCAGGAAAAAGCTTCCTGTATTTCACAATAGCATTGTCAAGCTCAACGCTCTGCTCATAATATCCCGGCCACTGGTAGCCCACCTTAATGTCTTTGAGCTTCGGCACATCCACACCCATAACTCTTTCAGAGCTGATATCTATGGAAACATCCTCTGCCAGCCCGAGGGAAAGCCTTTCTATATCCAGGCTGCCCTCCAGGGCAGCAGCATTGTACAAAGACAATTGTGCTTTGTAAAGCTTGTCAGAAATATTTAGCCTGAGCTTCTTAATCTCCTTGAGCGTGGAAAAAAACTCCATGACAAGGACATCCCTTTTCTGCTTCAGCAGCTTATGCCCTTTCTCGGCCAGCTTCTTCTTTTTCCTTACTTTTAGAAGCTCCATTCGGGTTGGTTTGTATGATGTCATTGTTCTGAAGCAAGGATACTACACACTTTAGTGTGTATAGGAATTGCTTCCTTTCCTCCGTAAGTTTTTTCTAACATTTTGACTATAAAATATGCGCGCGACGAAAACCGGCGCACGCATAAATTTTTTTTCGATTA
Above is a window of Candidatus Woesearchaeota archaeon DNA encoding:
- a CDS encoding V-type ATP synthase subunit D, producing the protein MTSYKPTRMELLKVRKKKKLAEKGHKLLKQKRDVLVMEFFSTLKEIKKLRLNISDKLYKAQLSLYNAAALEGSLDIERLSLGLAEDVSIDISSERVMGVDVPKLKDIKVGYQWPGYYEQSVELDNAIVKYRKLFPDVMKLAEKQLILDKMAAEIKKAKRRVNALEYLILPKLEEAQKGITFRLAELERENFARLKLIKKQKQD